The DNA segment GGCAAGGAAGTGTCAGTAGGTATTGGAGAggaagcctttcttttcttggaaggtTTAGGAGCACTTGGGACTTTTGGTGTGGatgttctccttttctttggatcataactggCACCCACCTTTTTCAAAAGGGCTGCAAGGGTCTCTttaactgatgaaccaggttcatctctcTGTGAACTTAAATTAACCAACCCTTCAGTAGCTtcaccagaaccacttccccctgacttcttgCCACTCTCTTCTACATTTTCTTGTTCACTCCCATATAGCAGGCAGAGACAGACCAGTAGTGGGTAAGTGATCAACCACTCTTTTTCCctttcccctctcttcaccacatgcaccatctctctctttttcttttgtagATTTCTTTTTACCACCACTCCTACCTACTTCAGGTAATTCTATTTCCTTGATTGgcccaaccagaacaaacctagtttctaaaTTCTCAAACAATAAAGAAATTACCTTAGAATGGGATTCTTGAGCCTTCTCCGAGTCAGAAGACCCAGTTCCTTCCCCCTCACTAGTAGACTTGTACGACTCAGAATCAAAGTTAGACTTAGAGTCTTGGACCTGGTTTGCCTTTAATTTCTCCTTCAACTTCTTTGAAAGAACCTCAGAAGCTACTATTTTTCGAGCAAGCATCTTTACCCTTCTCAGCCTAGGTTTGGGAGTTGTGCTAGGTGAATGAGAGGTAGATGAATCAGAGGGAGTGGGCTGTGGAGGAGTTCCAGGATTGTCTTGTGGGTTTGTCATGATCGTTGGTTTCTTGAGAGAGTTGATGAGTTAGAATTtttgagaagaaggcaagtgaAAGTGAAGAGGGAATATTTGACGGTTTGGGATTATGAAGATGACAGGAGGTaatgattgtgagcacgtgatttttgtttacgcgacaatcactccaaaagaaatcaaaataataacaaatggtctcgctgtacaatttttggaattcacgtggcattttttgttagctatttgtggttttgtccgTGTATATTTAGTCTTAtccaacaaaaatacaaaaatatgggtcgagtgtaagtttaggatattattctactattaggaattaatcgaaccataattcggttattaaaaggaaaatcacaaaatgcatcttttattttatttcgtcattaagtgatgttattttaattaaatgttaatatatgtgttaattgttgtttaatgttTGTATAGTGTTATTTGACAATTTAATTaggaaattaaagaagaaaaggatcTTTGGATTGGGCCAGTTTGAACTTAAAcgaacaggcccaaaccaaaacaACCCAATCCAAAATCCCTTTTTGCCCGGTCCAATTGAGCTGGCCACAcgaccgtccaaacgacgtcgttgggTTGTCTTCAATCTAGACCGTTAATCTCACTAGATTGACGGTCCAGATCACTCGCCCATAACTCCCATGCCCAACCCATTTACCCGGACCAACCCCGACCtcatactaaaccaaacgacaccgtttgattaacccttggatccaggccgttgatctcgattgatctaacggccaacATCAAACCATTCACTCTGTATATAAGCTCACTTATTTCACCCCGCACCCTCCGAGCCAGACCCCCCTCCTCACTGTTCCTTCGTCTCTCTCATTTTAGAGATGGATCTGGGCttagaaccctagccgccttagcccCCTTCCgtttgaaacccggcggcaaggacgccggtgacccccaccttaacaccctaggaccacctcaaccccctgaacacagatccactaaccgtgggtctcgaatcctcccccaccatctcgaatcttcatttgaagattcgagccggacctcgacctacaccaaaccaccccagattcacactagacactcccctgacctccctcgtgaccataCTAGGCTTGGTTTGgcccgaatctacccacaaatcccaaaaccccaaatctgaaaAAAATCGAACTctagaacacaagaatttgtGGAGTCTGTTTGGATTTAAACAAAAGTTTGGGGTCTAGTAGATCCTAATCGAAGTGTTTTCAttcgagaacacctcggttaggatttgtccgacctcaaatgggcaaatcaaGCTCGGGCTTGGGTCCTCCGGTTTAAAACTTTTCTGGTTTGTTCACTACTCCCTTTTGTTATCTATTTAGTTTAGATTAATTTATCAGcatgtttatttagtttgtttgtcTATTTTTGGGATTTCTGTTGTCAGTTTGTTTccccatctccataagaccttttatttggtcgtttttTTATTCTATTATGTTGAATTCGTATAgtagtatacatatttcaatGTGATTAACATTGTCGAATCAATAATGCCTGGTTTTCCCCTGTATCGTGCAAAATGGTCAAGAACAGTCTATGCCCTATTTGTGTTTTTTTTGATCGACTGTTTgatctatgttataattagtatagtcgattcgatacgtgtcgtcgATTAAGTTTCAGCTGTTGAATGGTAACAATTTGattcatgtttgttttgtttcctgctgaaactttgtttgaatcaaattaagaattgagtatagctacttatagttgttccATTTGAATCAGAAAATTTAAGGATTAGTTTGTAGCTGcagtctgaattgatggcatgtgcacttgtggacAGCATGTGCATTAAGGCCTTTAAGAGATTAaaaataacttgacagcatgtgctgtcagggcatattcaggctgcccataccctGATTTAGTTTAGAAATAATAAACCATATTTAAAGATAGGACTGTCAGGAGAATCTCATGGGAGGGAGCTTTATTTTAATCTGTTGAGTGGAAAGAACAGTAGGAGAACATGGGAGGAGTTTGAATGGTTTAACAGGCTGAAAATGGTCTGATGTCAAGCTATAAAGAGAGAAGAGTTTCCATTAGTTAGGGGGAGACAGGAGAGAGTTTAAAGAGGGAGGGAGTTCTGAAAATCAAAGGGGAGTTCTGATAAATCAGAAAGAAGAAAATAGAAATAGACAGAGATACATAGGATATACAGGGATACATGAGATACACAAGCTAAAAGACTGAAAAACAGAAGAGAAGAAAGAGTGAGTGAGGGTTGAGTTGGAAGAAGTAGATAGAGTTCACATAGCGTCGAAGAGAGGCTTTGAAAATAATTGATAGCGAAAGCAACAAAACACTATTTCAATGAGTTCTGGTTTAGTGTCAAGTCCCAGTAGCTGACATTGGTCTGCTCAACCGATTTCGATTTGTTGGAACCTATTGGCTATCTGTTAGTCCATGTTTTTTGGTCCAAATACAAGTCCAGTTGATTCTGTTTGGTTTGTTTAGTTGCTGTCGGGTTTCACAAATCACTTCGAGTCTCCTTTAAATATATTTCTGGGGTATTTGGTACTTTTGGAACTGCTGCCTTTGTTGTTGCCTCTGTACTGCTGTTGCTTTGCTGACTTCCTTTCTCTTCAATTGTAAACGTTTCCATACACACACTTCTGAAGCTATGGATTGATGTACGTTTGAATTGGAAGTTTGAGttgaaataaacaaagaaatgaatcGTTCACCTACTTTCAAAATACCTTTGTTTCAAATGCAGTAATAGTATTAAAATGATTCAATTAGTTCGTATTTGTTTGGGCTCATTCTAATCgtatttgttttgttttgtatgAATTGGGGTGTATCTAAACCAATATGGACTGTTAAGTAACATGTTGTTATATTGTTTATATGTGTACCATGTGTTTAGCAATTTAGTTTAACTCAGCTGATGATGATGGTATAACGCATAATCTAATAGGTGTCTGTATGTACCCTGTCAGATCTTTGGACTATTTAAATTTGTTACAACCCGGTTCAGTTTGACTTTAAGAAATATGCATCTCACATAGAATGTTCATATTGTGTTAGTTAGGATCAACTGATTAGCGATATACGTCAGCTACCTTGTTGGATTCCTTGCTTCAATACAGTCTCAACAACGTAAAAAATAGTTATTAATACTGGCATGGGCCCGCCATTTAAACAAAGCGGCTATTAATAGAATCAGTAGGTTTACATTGTTGGGAGCATGAATCTATGCAACAATTTAAGAGCATTGATCTAACAAACATGAATTCAGCAAGAAGGTCTAGCGTTTAGATCTAATAGATTGGCGGATAAGCATCAGTAATTAAGGGTAATTCTAGTTGCAAATAGTCCCAGATAATTATTGGTTTGTGGAGTTAGCCTAGCTCTAGGATAATTAATCTTATTCGAATGCATCATCTTGTCAACCTCAGCCTTGCTTAAAATTTCAATCTTTGTAATATTCTTTTCATTAACACTATTATTGATCTAGCCGTTAATATGTCACGTTTCTTTAGCATGCAATGAACTAGgattttcttccccttttttagAGACAagtttaatagaaatgtagtcattttaggatatccttaaaaaatAAATGAATTGCACcccgccaaataaaaatgcaaattgcggggccctcaataattgatcataataaatactcagaatttgggatggactatttagtaaatttcactgccttccccaaagataaaaacgcgttagtctctttaggcgcgacttatttaaattacattcttaaattcgggtgcgcatgtatgtgacccaaattcaaatctcaacggagtcgaaatgtattgacaactacgggtgcattgattgtgacgtggttcgagatgcattttcacaacgttgcaattctattaaaaataataataaaagcggtttaaacttaacaAAAGCACAccagttataacatgtattaaaatcagatatttagccattataacaatttaagcgaccgtgctagaaccacgggattcgagggtgcctaacaccttccctcgggtcaacagaattccttacttagaatttctggttcgcagacttcatttggaagagtcgaatattttcctcgatttgggattcaagataaaccggtgacttgggacaccaaaaaccaaacctttcccaagtggagactctgaattaaataaataatcccatttcgaatattgtcacttaaattagaaaaactcccctcgcgcatttaacccttcggggcgggcgcgcaaaaaggaggtgtgacagctctggcgactctgctggggatttcagaacccagaacctccggttcagggttcaagaattcgagcttagaataattgttatatttgactttattatctgatatttattacatattttgacataacgtgctaaatgttgtcttttaccgctttgatattatctgaaatgtatataaactgtgccgaacccttctctcttcacctccgaggatgtgcttactggttgagactccctattctgttagtgtcaatacctaaaataagaaagaggccggacaagttacgaagccggatggccttttggttcccggttagttgtcccctcctcgactcgagttgtccgctcgggtacacagtctagaacaccgactcatgATTTGAACATAAAATAACATGACCTCATGccgtatccctagtaggaacgcttatttgcatcatgtttcatttgacataggggactcaacacaggggttgggtccgtctaggacaggcaacctgaaatgaaaagaccatcctgctgcttcccgtttgttttgcgcatttatttgcttcagttctgcatgctgaccggtttctaaaaaaaataataaatatatatatatatatatatatatatagcagcgtagggagataattacttatttttggaaaaaataaaaccaatgtccaagtagtgtcaaaacctcgccggagatttcttaaaaaaaaagaaaaaaaaaagaaaaaatgaaaacaaagtttgtcttttagtttgatttattaaaaacatataaaaaaactccttttaatcactttcaaaatccaaaaaaatatatatatatttatttaaaagtaaaaaaaagggggaaaattcaaaattcaaaaaaaaatgttgtttcttttgtagtatctctttgataaattcagactaat comes from the Nicotiana sylvestris chromosome 4, ASM39365v2, whole genome shotgun sequence genome and includes:
- the LOC138889250 gene encoding uncharacterized protein — its product is MTNPQDNPGTPPQPTPSDSSTSHSPSTTPKPRLRRVKMLARKIVASEVLSKKLKEKLKANQVQDSKSNFDSESYKSTSEGEGTGSSDSEKAQESHSKVISLLFENLETRFVLVGPIKEIELPEVGRSGGKKKSTKEKERDGACGEERGKGKRVVDHLPTTEESGKKSGGSGSGEATEGLVNLSSQRDEPGSSVKETLAALLKKVGASYDPKKRRTSTPKVPSAPKPSKKRKASSPIPTDTSLPKGRDTRSKVKQSEADLQRALAESKKKKMDKGKGMVAESSEAV